A genome region from Methanofastidiosum sp. includes the following:
- the rplV gene encoding 50S ribosomal protein L22, which yields MPYSRTDIDETKTAKVYGKNMNISPKHSREICNTIKGMKIERAKELLESTIKLETPIPFKRYYKKVGHKKGLSKWFAGRYPVKASTNLLKLLKEAESNAEYKG from the coding sequence ATGCCTTATTCAAGAACTGATATAGATGAGACAAAAACTGCAAAAGTTTATGGAAAAAATATGAATATATCTCCAAAACATAGTAGAGAGATATGCAATACAATTAAAGGCATGAAGATCGAAAGGGCAAAGGAATTACTAGAAAGCACAATTAAACTAGAAACTCCTATACCCTTCAAGAGATATTACAAAAAAGTTGGCCATAAGAAAGGACTTTCAAAATGGTTCGCTGGGAGGTACCCAGTAAAAGCATCAACAAATTTATTAAAACTTCTTAAGGAAGCCGAATCAAATGCAGAATACAAGGGAT